In Fusobacterium hwasookii, a single window of DNA contains:
- a CDS encoding LapA family protein: MKFITIIFAIGVLGIWLFNVKTLRQVTSLEKELKVANENLEKLEKELDKKIMYYDANLDLDKIRRDMEAKGMKVSDEVIYFEIEE, translated from the coding sequence ATGAAGTTTATAACTATTATTTTTGCTATTGGTGTTCTTGGGATTTGGCTTTTTAATGTAAAAACTTTAAGACAAGTCACAAGTCTTGAAAAAGAATTAAAAGTAGCTAATGAAAATTTAGAAAAATTAGAAAAAGAACTTGATAAAAAAATAATGTATTATGATGCTAACTTAGATTTAGATAAAATAAGAAGAGATATGGAAGCTAAGGGAATGAAAGTAAGTGATGAAGTCATTTACTTTGAAATTGAGGAATAA
- the rlmD gene encoding 23S rRNA (uracil(1939)-C(5))-methyltransferase RlmD gives MLKVADIIQIKIDKIVFGGEGLGYYNGFAVFVPMSIPEDELEIEIISVKKTYARGLIKNIIKASPERIDSHKFTFEDFYGCDFAMLKYESQLKYKRLMVEEVMRKIAGLPNIEISDVLASEDVYNYRNKIIEPFSVYGNKIITGFFKRKSHEVFEVDENILNSKLGNRIIKELKEILNKNKISVYNEITHKGLLRNVMIRTNSNNEAMVVLIINSNKITENIKNLLFRLREKIEEIKSIYISLNSKKTNTVIGENNVFIYGEESIKENINGIEFHISPTSFFQINVKQAKRLYDIAISFFDDIDNKYIVDAYSGTGTIGMIMAKKAKKVYAIEIVKSASEDGEKTAKENGIENIEFINGAVEKELVKLINANKRIDTIIFDPPRKGLETSIIDKVAELNLKEVVYISCNPSTFARDVKLFSEKGYVLKKLQAVDMFPQTSHIECVGLLSKLNINMPHINI, from the coding sequence ATGTTAAAAGTAGCTGATATTATACAAATAAAAATTGATAAAATAGTCTTTGGTGGAGAAGGATTAGGATATTATAATGGCTTTGCTGTTTTTGTTCCTATGTCTATACCTGAAGATGAACTTGAAATAGAAATAATTTCTGTAAAAAAAACTTATGCTAGAGGTCTGATTAAAAATATTATCAAGGCTTCACCTGAAAGAATAGATAGCCATAAATTTACTTTTGAAGATTTTTATGGCTGTGATTTTGCTATGCTTAAGTATGAAAGTCAATTAAAATATAAAAGACTTATGGTTGAAGAAGTTATGAGAAAAATTGCTGGACTTCCTAATATTGAAATTTCTGATGTCCTAGCAAGTGAAGATGTTTATAACTATAGAAATAAAATAATTGAGCCTTTTTCTGTTTATGGAAATAAAATTATTACAGGTTTCTTTAAGAGAAAAAGTCATGAAGTTTTTGAAGTTGATGAAAATATTTTAAATTCTAAATTAGGTAATAGAATTATAAAAGAATTAAAAGAAATTTTAAATAAAAATAAAATCTCTGTCTATAATGAAATTACTCATAAAGGACTTTTAAGAAATGTAATGATAAGAACAAATTCTAATAATGAAGCTATGGTTGTTCTTATTATAAATTCTAATAAAATTACTGAAAATATTAAAAATCTTTTATTTAGACTTAGAGAAAAAATAGAAGAAATTAAATCTATCTATATTTCTTTAAACTCTAAAAAAACTAATACTGTTATTGGAGAAAATAATGTTTTTATTTATGGTGAAGAATCTATAAAAGAAAATATAAATGGAATAGAATTTCATATATCACCTACTTCATTCTTTCAAATAAATGTAAAACAAGCTAAAAGATTATATGATATAGCAATAAGTTTCTTTGATGATATAGACAATAAATATATAGTAGATGCCTATTCAGGTACTGGAACTATTGGAATGATAATGGCAAAGAAAGCTAAAAAGGTTTATGCTATTGAAATTGTAAAATCTGCTAGTGAAGATGGAGAAAAAACTGCCAAAGAAAATGGAATAGAAAATATTGAATTTATAAATGGAGCAGTTGAAAAAGAACTTGTTAAACTTATAAATGCTAACAAAAGAATAGATACCATTATATTTGACCCTCCAAGAAAGGGACTGGAAACTTCCATTATAGATAAAGTTGCTGAACTTAACTTAAAAGAAGTTGTTTACATTTCTTGTAACCCATCTACATTTGCAAGAGATGTAAAGTTATTTTCTGAAAAAGGCTATGTTTTAAAAAAACTACAAGCTGTAGATATGTTTCCGCAAACTAGCCATATTGAGTGTGTGGGACTATTGTCAAAACTTAATATTAATATGCCACACATTAATATTTAA
- a CDS encoding ATP-binding protein, protein MDYITRPKYIEKIKQFIDKPIIKILTGMRRVGKSTLLLIIKDDILKDIPTENKIYINFESTNFFDINNSHALLKYLQALLENISGKVYFFFDEIQLVSDWEQVINGLRVDRDCDIYLTGSNSTLISGDLATLLAGRYVEFEIQPFTFIEFKQIFKNTNLSKEILFEKFIQLGGMPFLKYFDLDESPSFKYLNDVYNTVLVKDVLQYNNIRDVDLFNRIFSYVIENIGHTFSASSIKNYLKNENRNISVDTILNYLEYCSLAFIIKKIPRYDTIGKKILKIDEKYYLTDHGFRQAIGFSNTKDIERTLENIVCIELISRGYEVKIGKVKDKEIDFIAKKGKELSYYQISYIMGDEKTREREFWGYKYITDNFPKYVLSMDNFDFSQDGIIHKNIIDFLLEDEGVK, encoded by the coding sequence ATGGATTATATTACCAGACCTAAATATATTGAAAAAATTAAACAATTTATAGATAAGCCAATCATTAAAATATTAACTGGAATGAGAAGAGTTGGAAAATCAACTCTTTTACTTATAATAAAAGATGATATTTTAAAAGATATTCCAACTGAAAATAAGATCTATATCAATTTTGAGTCTACTAACTTTTTTGATATTAATAATTCCCATGCTTTACTAAAATATTTGCAAGCTTTATTAGAGAATATAAGTGGTAAGGTTTATTTTTTCTTTGATGAGATACAACTTGTCAGTGATTGGGAACAGGTTATCAATGGATTGAGAGTTGATAGAGATTGTGATATTTACTTAACCGGTTCAAACTCAACTCTTATTTCAGGAGATTTAGCAACTTTACTTGCAGGAAGATATGTTGAATTTGAAATTCAACCATTTACTTTTATTGAATTTAAACAAATATTTAAAAATACAAATTTATCAAAAGAAATTTTATTTGAAAAATTTATCCAATTAGGTGGAATGCCATTTTTAAAATACTTTGATTTGGATGAAAGTCCAAGTTTTAAATATCTAAATGATGTCTATAATACAGTATTAGTAAAAGATGTTTTACAATATAATAATATTCGTGATGTTGATTTATTTAATAGAATTTTTTCCTATGTTATTGAAAATATAGGGCATACTTTTTCAGCTAGTAGCATAAAAAATTATTTAAAAAATGAAAATAGAAATATTTCAGTAGATACTATTTTAAATTATTTAGAATATTGTAGTTTAGCTTTTATTATTAAGAAGATTCCTAGGTATGATACAATAGGTAAAAAAATATTAAAAATAGATGAAAAATATTATTTAACAGACCATGGTTTCCGTCAAGCAATAGGTTTTTCTAATACAAAAGATATAGAAAGAACTTTAGAAAATATTGTATGTATAGAGCTTATATCAAGAGGATATGAAGTAAAAATTGGTAAAGTAAAAGATAAAGAAATTGATTTTATTGCTAAAAAGGGAAAGGAATTGTCCTATTATCAAATTTCATATATAATGGGAGATGAAAAAACAAGAGAAAGAGAATTTTGGGGTTATAAGTATATAACAGATAATTTCCCTAAATATGTTTTATCAATGGATAATTTTGATTTTAGTCAAGATGGAATTATCCATAAAAATATTATAGATTTTTTACTAGAAGATGAAGGTGTGAAATGA
- a CDS encoding ATP-dependent nuclease, whose protein sequence is MLDDIQKLILEIDKMYNQKILKNKLSKFKIHNFRNFFKESQINFTFPLTVIVGKNGSGKTTLMKMIKLLSKKQIPQNEFFETVLDNGGLEGANISYWIDTEQIQYKRIHLNEWEKKGNVPDKFKVTYIQTKSMIGATDKSLFYNNIGKNSKRIQQIEYLIKQTKKIKQNQLSNSERKQRHYLEKSAIEIINWILQEDIQSIEIIRHKYYYGTWGTSVIFNNGKQYSEYNAGSGEFVITNIIDEIHHISENSLLLLDEPEVSLHPGAQKRLMCYILETIKKKKVQVIITTHSTTIVDSLPKSSIKCLRKMDNGIITIEEQILYQNAFIELESDVNKKNIIVEDAIAKKIIDGVLKSEQLDGLLQVNFYPGGADNIKKYTILIYSKTKIHNRYVIFDGDQKKGNIPIFSQVPDSDKDKQYYKNVFKSVVGISTDKIDWGIDANRKSGRYNIAQEQELIITYLEYFRNYVFFLPQMIPEDIIYDIDVIKKILDEDIPDFSAEKNSKEKLKKIADKTKMEITTIENMLIYHFIKRKNSDYKNIVDFLNKIIEWR, encoded by the coding sequence GTGCTAGATGATATTCAAAAGCTCATCCTTGAAATAGATAAGATGTATAATCAAAAAATTTTAAAAAATAAACTTAGCAAATTTAAAATTCATAATTTTAGAAATTTTTTTAAAGAATCACAAATTAATTTTACATTTCCACTTACAGTTATAGTTGGTAAAAATGGGAGTGGCAAAACAACTTTAATGAAAATGATAAAGCTATTATCAAAAAAACAAATTCCTCAAAATGAATTTTTTGAAACAGTTCTTGACAATGGTGGACTTGAAGGTGCCAATATCTCATATTGGATAGATACAGAACAAATACAGTATAAAAGAATACACCTAAATGAATGGGAAAAAAAAGGGAATGTTCCAGATAAATTTAAAGTAACTTATATACAAACTAAGTCTATGATAGGTGCTACAGACAAAAGTTTATTCTATAATAATATTGGGAAAAACTCAAAACGTATTCAACAAATTGAATATCTCATTAAACAAACAAAAAAAATTAAACAGAATCAATTAAGCAATAGTGAACGAAAACAAAGGCACTACTTAGAAAAAAGTGCTATTGAAATTATAAATTGGATATTACAAGAAGACATTCAATCTATTGAAATAATACGACACAAGTACTATTATGGAACATGGGGAACAAGTGTTATTTTCAATAATGGAAAACAATATTCTGAATATAATGCAGGTAGTGGAGAATTTGTAATTACAAATATTATTGATGAAATACACCATATATCAGAAAATTCTCTTCTTTTATTAGATGAACCTGAAGTTTCATTACATCCAGGAGCGCAGAAAAGATTAATGTGTTATATACTTGAGACTATAAAAAAGAAAAAAGTTCAGGTTATTATAACAACACATTCTACTACTATTGTAGATAGTCTACCTAAATCTTCAATCAAATGTCTAAGAAAAATGGATAATGGTATAATTACAATAGAAGAACAAATTCTATACCAAAATGCTTTTATTGAATTAGAATCAGATGTTAATAAAAAAAATATTATTGTAGAAGATGCTATAGCAAAGAAAATAATAGATGGGGTTTTAAAATCAGAACAATTAGATGGATTATTACAGGTTAATTTTTATCCAGGTGGTGCAGATAATATTAAAAAATACACTATATTAATATATTCTAAAACAAAAATACATAACAGATATGTTATCTTTGATGGAGATCAAAAAAAAGGCAATATCCCAATTTTTTCACAAGTTCCAGATTCAGATAAAGACAAACAATACTATAAAAATGTATTTAAAAGTGTAGTAGGAATTAGTACTGATAAAATAGATTGGGGTATAGATGCTAATCGAAAATCAGGAAGATATAATATAGCACAAGAACAAGAATTAATTATAACTTATTTAGAATATTTTAGAAATTATGTATTTTTTTTACCTCAAATGATTCCTGAAGATATAATTTATGATATAGATGTTATTAAAAAAATTTTAGATGAAGACATTCCTGATTTTTCAGCAGAAAAGAATTCAAAAGAAAAGTTAAAGAAAATAGCTGATAAAACAAAAATGGAAATAACTACTATTGAAAACATGTTAATTTACCATTTTATAAAAAGAAAAAATTCAGACTATAAAAATATTGTTGATTTTTTAAATAAAATAATAGAATGGAGATGA
- a CDS encoding nitroreductase family protein, translated as MEFKEANKLPIDIKETIKKRVSTRSFLEKSLTNDDKNKLMGFYKTLTNPFGVNVKVQYISKEKGAENVQLGTYGTIKGAKDFLAITVKDEAFAMEAVGYQFENLVLYATDMGLGTVWLAATFSRKDFENIMEISSDDLFPCISPIGYPAEKRSFVEKIMRASLGSKNRKAWNKLFYLNNFNQALSQAEAGKYETALEMLRLAPSSTNAQPWIAVKEGDNIHFFCNYKNSISDNMKKIKHLDLGIGLAHFHQTAMSEGLDGKFEIQDIKFSVPENMHYVISYSAK; from the coding sequence ATGGAATTTAAAGAAGCTAATAAGTTACCAATAGATATAAAAGAAACTATTAAAAAACGTGTTAGCACCAGAAGTTTTTTAGAAAAATCTCTAACTAATGATGATAAAAATAAGTTAATGGGTTTTTATAAAACTTTAACTAACCCATTTGGTGTAAATGTAAAGGTACAATATATCAGTAAAGAAAAAGGTGCAGAAAATGTTCAACTAGGAACATATGGAACTATAAAAGGGGCAAAAGACTTTCTAGCTATTACTGTAAAAGATGAAGCTTTTGCTATGGAAGCAGTGGGTTACCAATTTGAAAATTTAGTATTATATGCTACTGATATGGGATTAGGTACTGTATGGCTTGCTGCAACATTTAGTAGAAAAGACTTTGAAAATATTATGGAAATTAGTAGTGATGATTTATTTCCTTGCATTTCACCTATTGGATATCCAGCTGAAAAACGTTCATTTGTTGAAAAAATTATGAGAGCAAGCCTAGGTTCTAAAAATAGAAAAGCTTGGAATAAATTATTTTATTTGAATAATTTTAATCAAGCTCTATCACAAGCAGAAGCTGGAAAATATGAAACAGCACTTGAAATGCTTAGATTGGCACCTAGTTCTACAAATGCTCAACCTTGGATAGCAGTTAAAGAAGGAGATAACATTCATTTCTTTTGTAATTACAAAAATAGTATAAGTGATAATATGAAAAAAATAAAACATTTAGATCTTGGAATAGGTTTAGCACATTTTCATCAAACAGCTATGAGTGAAGGCTTAGATGGAAAGTTTGAAATACAAGATATAAAATTTTCAGTCCCAGAAAATATGCATTATGTTATATCGTATTCAGCAAAGTAA
- the ligA gene encoding NAD-dependent DNA ligase LigA — MEIKKRIEELKNNHTGLTLYTSQELNDLEKIVKLREDLDNYRDSYYNDNISLISDYEFDILLKELENLEEKYPQYKETSSPTTSVGASLKENKFKKVEHIHPMLSLANSYNIGEIVDFIERIKKRISKEQELKYCLEVKLDGLSISLTYRQGKLVRAVTRGDGFIGEDVTENILEIASIVKTLPQAIDMEIRGEVVLPLASFEKLNNERLEKGEELFANPRNAASGTLRQLDSKIVKERGLDAYFYFLVEADKLGLKSHSESIKFLESMGIKTTGIFELLETSKDIEKSIDYWEKERENLPYETDGLVIKVDEINLWNEIGYTSKTPRWAIAYKFPAHQVSTVLNDVTWQVGRTGKLTPVAELEEVELSGSKVKRASLHNISEIQRKDIRIGDRVFIEKAAEIIPQVVKAIKEERTGNEKVIEEPTCCPICNHKLEREEGLVDIKCVNEECPAKVQGEIEYFVSRDALNIMGLGSKIVEKFIDLGYIKTVVDIFDLKNHREALENIDKMGKRSIENLLNSIEESKNRDYDKVIYSLGIPFIGKVASKVLAKASKNIDKLMTMTFEDLTSIEGIGEIAANEIIVFFTKEKNQKIIQGLKEKGLKFEIKESETNVQNVNPNFAGKNFLFTGTLKHFTREQIKEEIEKLGGKNLSSVSKNLDYLIVGEKAGSKLKKAQEIPTIKILTEEEFIELKDKFD; from the coding sequence ATGGAAATAAAAAAAAGAATTGAAGAACTAAAAAATAATCATACAGGACTGACACTTTACACATCACAAGAATTAAATGATTTAGAAAAAATAGTTAAATTAAGAGAAGACTTAGATAACTACAGAGATTCTTACTACAATGATAATATAAGTCTCATTTCAGACTATGAATTTGATATATTATTAAAAGAATTAGAAAACTTAGAAGAAAAATATCCACAATATAAAGAAACTTCTTCTCCAACTACATCAGTGGGAGCAAGTTTAAAAGAAAATAAATTCAAAAAAGTTGAGCATATTCACCCAATGTTAAGTTTAGCTAATAGCTATAATATTGGAGAGATTGTAGACTTTATTGAAAGAATTAAAAAGAGAATTTCAAAAGAACAAGAATTAAAATATTGTTTAGAAGTTAAACTTGATGGCTTATCTATCAGTCTAACTTACAGACAAGGAAAACTTGTTAGAGCTGTAACTCGTGGAGATGGTTTTATAGGAGAAGATGTTACAGAAAATATTTTAGAAATAGCAAGTATTGTTAAGACTTTACCCCAAGCTATTGATATGGAAATTAGAGGAGAAGTTGTATTACCTTTAGCTAGCTTTGAAAAATTAAATAATGAAAGACTAGAAAAAGGGGAAGAACTTTTTGCCAACCCAAGAAATGCAGCAAGTGGGACTTTAAGACAATTAGATTCAAAAATTGTAAAAGAAAGAGGCTTAGATGCCTATTTCTATTTCTTAGTTGAAGCAGATAAATTAGGTTTAAAATCTCATAGCGAAAGTATAAAATTCTTAGAATCTATGGGAATAAAAACAACAGGAATATTTGAACTTTTAGAAACTTCAAAAGATATAGAAAAGAGTATAGATTATTGGGAAAAAGAAAGAGAAAATCTACCTTATGAAACAGATGGCTTAGTAATAAAGGTTGATGAAATTAATCTTTGGAATGAAATTGGTTACACAAGTAAGACTCCTAGATGGGCAATAGCATATAAATTCCCAGCACATCAAGTTTCAACTGTATTAAATGATGTAACTTGGCAAGTGGGAAGAACTGGAAAATTAACACCAGTTGCAGAATTAGAAGAAGTTGAATTATCTGGAAGTAAAGTAAAAAGAGCAAGTTTACATAATATAAGTGAAATCCAAAGAAAAGATATAAGAATAGGAGATAGAGTCTTTATAGAAAAGGCTGCTGAAATTATTCCACAAGTAGTGAAAGCTATAAAAGAAGAAAGAACAGGAAATGAAAAAGTAATAGAAGAGCCTACTTGTTGCCCTATATGTAATCATAAACTTGAAAGAGAAGAAGGCTTAGTTGATATAAAATGTGTCAATGAAGAATGTCCTGCAAAAGTTCAAGGAGAAATAGAATATTTTGTTTCAAGAGACGCTTTAAATATTATGGGACTAGGTTCAAAAATAGTTGAAAAATTTATAGATTTAGGCTATATTAAGACTGTTGTAGATATTTTTGATTTAAAAAATCATAGAGAAGCCTTAGAAAACATTGATAAGATGGGTAAAAGAAGTATAGAAAATCTTTTAAATTCAATAGAAGAAAGTAAAAATAGAGATTATGATAAAGTTATTTACTCATTGGGAATACCTTTTATAGGAAAGGTAGCATCTAAAGTATTGGCAAAAGCTTCAAAAAATATTGATAAACTGATGACTATGACTTTTGAAGATTTAACTTCAATAGAAGGAATTGGAGAAATAGCTGCTAATGAAATAATAGTTTTCTTTACTAAAGAAAAAAATCAAAAAATTATTCAAGGCTTAAAAGAAAAAGGCTTAAAATTTGAAATAAAAGAAAGTGAAACTAATGTTCAAAATGTAAATCCTAACTTTGCTGGAAAAAATTTCTTGTTTACAGGAACATTAAAACATTTTACAAGAGAACAAATAAAAGAAGAAATTGAAAAATTGGGTGGGAAGAATTTAAGTTCAGTAAGTAAAAACTTAGATTATTTAATAGTTGGAGAAAAAGCAGGAAGTAAACTTAAAAAAGCTCAAGAGATTCCAACTATAAAGATATTGACTGAAGAAGAATTTATTGAACTAAAAGATAAATTTGACTAA
- the rsmH gene encoding 16S rRNA (cytosine(1402)-N(4))-methyltransferase RsmH has product MEKIGNDYHIPVLYYETLDNLVINPDGMYIDCTLGGGSHSEGILERLSDKGLLISIDQDTNAIEYSKKRLEKFGSKWKVFKGNFENIDTIAYMAGVDKVDGILMDIGVSSKQLDDPDRGFSYRYDVKLDMRMNTEQKISAYDVVNTYSEEQLSKIIFEYGEERHARKIAKLIVEERKSSPIEKTSDLITLIKRAYPERAAKHPAKKTFQAIRIEVNRELEVLENAMSKATELLKVSGRLAIITFHSLEDRIVKNKFKDLATACKCPKDIPICMCGGVKKFEIITKKPIIPIDDELKNNNRAHSSKLRILERILD; this is encoded by the coding sequence ATGGAAAAAATTGGAAATGATTATCATATCCCTGTCTTATATTATGAAACCTTAGATAATTTAGTTATAAATCCTGATGGTATGTATATAGATTGTACTCTTGGTGGTGGAAGTCATTCAGAAGGAATTTTAGAAAGATTATCTGATAAAGGTCTTCTTATATCTATTGACCAAGACACTAATGCAATAGAATATTCTAAAAAGAGATTAGAAAAATTTGGTTCAAAATGGAAAGTATTTAAGGGAAATTTTGAAAATATTGATACTATTGCATATATGGCTGGAGTTGATAAAGTTGATGGAATTCTAATGGATATAGGTGTATCTTCTAAACAACTTGATGACCCAGATAGAGGTTTTTCATATAGATATGATGTAAAATTGGATATGAGAATGAACACAGAGCAAAAAATTTCAGCCTATGATGTTGTAAATACTTATTCAGAGGAACAACTATCGAAGATAATTTTTGAATATGGAGAAGAAAGACATGCTAGGAAAATTGCAAAACTTATAGTTGAGGAAAGAAAATCTTCTCCAATAGAAAAAACTTCTGACTTAATTACTTTAATTAAGAGAGCTTATCCAGAAAGAGCTGCAAAACACCCAGCTAAAAAGACTTTTCAAGCTATTAGAATTGAAGTAAATAGAGAACTAGAAGTTTTAGAAAATGCTATGTCTAAGGCAACTGAACTTTTAAAGGTTAGTGGAAGACTAGCCATTATAACTTTCCATTCATTAGAAGATAGAATAGTAAAAAATAAATTTAAAGATTTAGCAACTGCTTGTAAGTGTCCAAAGGACATTCCTATTTGTATGTGTGGTGGAGTAAAAAAATTTGAAATCATCACAAAAAAGCCTATAATACCAATAGATGACGAGTTAAAAAACAACAATAGAGCTCACTCATCAAAACTTAGAATTTTAGAAAGGATATTAGACTAA
- a CDS encoding YiiX/YebB-like N1pC/P60 family cysteine hydrolase, protein MKNLKTVLILISLIFLTACSSVQTTPKYEKKDNVTWKKVEGSVIVLPLEAGDIIIKEKTVNPIGMFGHVAIMKDDRTVVDYPKFGNKSYTIDVSYWLEKGRDILVLRYKNMNDEFKKRLIKNMDKYFGKNYKISSDRENTDGFYCSQYIWYVYHITAKEMGFELDLDSDGGSYVLPYDFINSPYFEIVN, encoded by the coding sequence ATGAAAAATTTAAAAACTGTGTTAATACTAATAAGTTTAATCTTTTTAACTGCTTGTTCAAGTGTACAGACTACTCCAAAATATGAAAAAAAAGATAATGTTACTTGGAAAAAAGTAGAAGGTTCTGTTATTGTTCTACCACTTGAAGCAGGAGATATTATAATAAAAGAAAAAACTGTAAATCCTATTGGAATGTTTGGACATGTTGCTATAATGAAAGATGATAGAACTGTTGTTGATTATCCAAAATTTGGCAATAAATCTTATACTATTGATGTTAGTTATTGGTTAGAAAAAGGTAGAGATATATTAGTTCTTAGATATAAAAATATGAATGATGAATTTAAGAAAAGATTAATCAAAAACATGGATAAATATTTTGGAAAAAATTATAAAATAAGTTCTGATAGAGAAAATACAGATGGTTTCTATTGTTCTCAATATATTTGGTATGTCTATCATATAACAGCAAAAGAGATGGGATTTGAATTAGACTTAGATTCAGATGGGGGAAGCTATGTACTACCTTATGATTTTATAAATTCACCTTACTTTGAGATTGTAAATTAA